One Sphingomonas endolithica DNA segment encodes these proteins:
- a CDS encoding winged helix-turn-helix transcriptional regulator — protein sequence MEGTRPPFRDLPCDVFLPDCPARSVLTLLAEKWSMLILHALSEGTQRTGALRRRIGGISEKMLIQTLKRLESASLVIRTSYAEVPPRVEYELTDLGWSLSPLVKALDHWVEQHAETIIARLPDVA from the coding sequence ATGGAAGGAACCCGTCCGCCGTTCCGCGATCTGCCCTGCGACGTGTTCCTGCCGGACTGCCCGGCCCGGTCCGTCCTGACGCTTCTGGCAGAGAAATGGTCGATGCTGATCCTGCACGCCCTGAGCGAGGGCACACAGAGGACGGGCGCGCTGCGGCGACGAATCGGGGGCATCTCCGAGAAGATGCTGATCCAGACGCTAAAGCGCCTGGAATCGGCATCTCTCGTTATCCGGACAAGCTACGCCGAGGTTCCGCCCCGGGTGGAATACGAGCTGACCGACCTCGGCTGGTCACTGAGCCCATTGGTCAAGGCTCTTGATCACTGGGTTGAACAGCACGCCGAGACCATCATCGCCCGTCTCCCGGACGTAGCGTGA
- a CDS encoding LysR family transcriptional regulator, with the protein MSDRWQEMTVFVRVAESGSLSRAARELKLSQPSVSRIVGTLEARLGTTLLLRTTRSISLTEAGALYLERARNLVAEMEEAEQATRGVDSLHGVIRLAMPVLYGSRAVIPAMAVFLARHRDLRVEMIMSDARQNLIMDGIDVAIRLGVGPLDDSTFGARRLGLVERLVVAAPAYLSTNGVPANPAELAQHDCIIQHGLFGRESWRFTHNQTVTSVNVHAKLWINSASGVLAAAVAGLGVALATRIMAGEELRTGQLAQILDGHRLEPAEVYAVFPAGPKPSAKVRAIVDHLEASLRAPD; encoded by the coding sequence ATGAGTGATCGTTGGCAGGAGATGACCGTGTTTGTCCGCGTTGCGGAGAGCGGCAGTCTTTCGCGCGCGGCGCGCGAACTGAAGCTGTCCCAACCTTCGGTCTCGCGTATCGTCGGCACGCTGGAGGCGCGGCTGGGCACAACGCTCCTGTTGCGCACCACCCGCAGCATCTCACTGACGGAAGCCGGCGCTTTGTACCTGGAGCGTGCGAGAAATCTGGTTGCAGAGATGGAGGAGGCCGAACAGGCGACCCGCGGCGTGGACTCGCTCCATGGAGTGATCCGCCTCGCGATGCCGGTACTCTACGGATCACGTGCGGTGATCCCGGCGATGGCGGTCTTCCTGGCCCGGCATCGGGATCTTCGGGTCGAGATGATCATGAGCGACGCGCGCCAGAACCTCATCATGGACGGCATCGATGTTGCAATTCGGCTGGGCGTCGGGCCGCTGGATGACTCCACCTTCGGTGCCCGCAGGCTTGGTCTGGTCGAGCGACTGGTGGTCGCGGCCCCGGCCTACCTTTCTACGAACGGCGTGCCCGCCAATCCGGCGGAGCTCGCCCAGCACGACTGCATCATCCAGCATGGGCTGTTCGGTAGGGAGAGCTGGCGCTTTACCCACAATCAGACCGTCACCTCGGTCAATGTGCACGCGAAGCTCTGGATCAATTCGGCGTCTGGGGTGCTCGCGGCCGCGGTCGCGGGACTGGGCGTCGCGCTGGCGACCCGGATCATGGCGGGGGAGGAACTGCGCACCGGTCAGCTCGCGCAGATCCTGGACGGGCACCGGCTTGAACCCGCCGAGGTCTACGCCGTTTTTCCCGCAGGTCCAAAGCCATCCGCGAAGGTCCGGGCGATCGTGGATCATCTCGAGGCTTCGCTACGCGCCCCAGACTGA
- a CDS encoding peroxiredoxin-like family protein has product MREDFENGRFPLVPNREQLDTMNRATQTLLDSGQADHALRAGDTAPDFTLQDADGITVNSRELLTRGPLVATFYRGIWCPYCNFDLQALEEVRPEIEVRGASLVAISPQTPANSRKSQRDNKLDFPILSDPGAAVADKFGLRFSLPADLIEVYRQFGADLTEVNGDPSGVLPMPARYVIGTDGVIAYAEVNPDYTRRPDPSELLPVLDRLRAGIPA; this is encoded by the coding sequence ATGCGCGAGGATTTCGAGAACGGACGTTTTCCGCTCGTACCAAACCGCGAACAGCTAGACACAATGAACCGGGCCACGCAGACGCTCCTCGACAGCGGGCAGGCCGATCATGCCTTGAGGGCCGGCGACACGGCGCCCGACTTCACGCTCCAGGACGCGGACGGTATCACCGTGAACTCGCGGGAGCTGCTCACGCGCGGGCCGCTGGTAGCCACCTTCTATCGCGGCATCTGGTGCCCCTATTGCAACTTTGATCTGCAGGCGCTGGAAGAAGTCCGGCCCGAGATCGAGGTACGCGGCGCGAGCCTTGTGGCGATCTCGCCGCAGACGCCGGCGAACAGCCGCAAGTCGCAGCGCGACAACAAGCTCGACTTTCCGATCCTGAGCGATCCCGGTGCCGCCGTCGCCGACAAGTTCGGCCTGCGCTTCTCGCTGCCCGCTGATCTGATCGAGGTCTATCGACAGTTCGGGGCCGACCTGACGGAGGTCAATGGCGATCCGTCAGGGGTGCTGCCGATGCCGGCGCGCTACGTGATCGGGACGGATGGCGTGATTGCCTATGCCGAGGTCAACCCCGACTACACCCGGCGACCCGATCCGTCCGAGCTGTTGCCGGTGCTTGATCGGCTGCGTGCCGGCATCCCAGCCTGA
- a CDS encoding glutathione S-transferase family protein, which produces MAIKIYGDPGSGSLRRVTSAAAVMGIEIERVGIDLFKGESHTPEFLKLNPHGLSPVMVDGDVVLYESSAINIYLAEKVGSDLLGATPQERYEVLQWMFWSGEQWRIFSVLTFDERIGKRFMNQPEDKSITDLTFAKIRAAGAVLDAHLANRPFIVGDHLTLADIDIAAPFSQNERTKVPFNEFPNLVAWQQRLLDMVPAWAATKREVDDRIDSALAGAGIAL; this is translated from the coding sequence ATGGCTATCAAGATTTATGGCGATCCCGGTTCGGGCAGCCTGCGCCGCGTGACGTCGGCAGCCGCCGTCATGGGCATCGAAATCGAGCGCGTGGGCATCGATCTCTTCAAGGGCGAGAGCCACACGCCCGAATTCCTGAAGCTGAACCCGCACGGCCTGTCGCCGGTGATGGTCGACGGCGACGTCGTCCTCTACGAATCCTCAGCGATCAACATCTACCTCGCGGAAAAGGTCGGCAGCGACCTGCTCGGCGCTACGCCGCAGGAGCGCTACGAAGTGCTGCAGTGGATGTTCTGGTCGGGTGAGCAGTGGAGGATTTTCTCCGTGCTCACGTTCGATGAGCGGATCGGCAAGCGCTTCATGAACCAGCCCGAGGACAAGAGCATCACGGACCTGACGTTCGCCAAAATCCGCGCCGCCGGCGCCGTCCTAGATGCGCACCTCGCGAACCGGCCCTTCATCGTGGGCGATCATCTGACGCTGGCGGACATCGACATCGCGGCCCCCTTCTCGCAGAACGAGCGCACGAAGGTGCCGTTCAACGAGTTCCCCAACCTCGTCGCTTGGCAGCAGCGCTTGCTGGACATGGTGCCGGCATGGGCTGCAACGAAGCGCGAAGTCGATGATCGCATCGACAGCGCTCTGGCCGGCGCAGGTATCGCGCTCTGA
- a CDS encoding SDR family NAD(P)-dependent oxidoreductase translates to MKIDLSGRTAIVTGSTAGIGRGAAEGLAQAGASVIINGRTQTRVDEALQQMRAAFPQTTISGIAADLATAEGANAFIAQAPDADILVNNVGTAYLREYNGIDDIAAIPDEDWLGLFQLNVMSGVRLSRHYLPRMVGKSWGRVVFVSSESGVNIPKEMLDYGMTKTAQLAVSRGLAEAVAGTGVTVNAVLPGPTRSEIMGNYMVQQAADNGMTVGEAEQGFLQALRPTSLIQRFATVEEVGNMIVYACSEQASATSGAALRVDGGVVRFVA, encoded by the coding sequence ATGAAGATCGACTTGAGCGGCCGCACGGCCATTGTAACAGGTTCCACCGCCGGCATCGGCCGGGGAGCTGCGGAAGGGCTGGCGCAGGCGGGCGCTTCGGTGATCATCAATGGCCGCACCCAGACGCGGGTTGATGAAGCGCTGCAACAGATGCGCGCTGCGTTTCCGCAAACTACAATTTCCGGCATCGCTGCCGATCTGGCGACCGCGGAAGGGGCAAACGCCTTCATCGCGCAAGCGCCGGACGCCGACATCCTCGTAAACAACGTGGGCACCGCGTACCTGCGGGAATATAATGGTATCGACGACATCGCAGCCATCCCTGACGAGGACTGGCTTGGGCTGTTCCAGCTCAACGTGATGAGCGGCGTGCGCCTGTCGCGCCACTATCTGCCGCGCATGGTCGGCAAAAGCTGGGGACGCGTCGTCTTCGTCAGCAGCGAGTCCGGGGTCAACATTCCCAAGGAGATGCTGGATTACGGCATGACCAAGACTGCGCAGCTCGCCGTCTCGCGCGGCTTGGCCGAAGCGGTCGCGGGCACGGGTGTCACGGTCAACGCGGTGCTTCCGGGGCCGACCCGATCCGAGATCATGGGTAACTATATGGTCCAGCAGGCAGCGGACAACGGCATGACGGTCGGGGAGGCCGAGCAAGGCTTCCTGCAGGCGCTCCGCCCGACGAGCCTGATCCAGCGTTTCGCCACCGTCGAGGAAGTCGGCAACATGATCGTCTACGCCTGTTCCGAACAGGCCTCCGCGACCAGCGGCGCCGCCCTGCGCGTGGATGGCGGCGTGGTGCGGTTCGTCGCCTGA
- a CDS encoding zinc-binding dehydrogenase, with protein sequence MTLVVAQYGQGGPEVMRAEERDVAAPAATQVEIEQKAIGFNYFDVLQRRGSMSDDEPGRVMGIEGAGVVTAIGADVTDFAVGGPVGYLRSQGAYAATRLMEADLLFPLPKGISFEAAAALTVKGFTAWLCSVQLFEVQPGQTVLVTTAAGGVGSLTARLAAYRGGLVIGAVGSEAKRALAHESGAGDVAVGLDEAIELVARLTDGNGVDVVFDGIGADTANRLLDAGTVRSGGTIISSGASGGWPRADPDAIARRGATVVVPQVPNYIKTAAELRAGMAEVFALYLSGAFGEISPARYPLREAATLHAQVESRAASGISVLVP encoded by the coding sequence ATGACATTGGTGGTTGCTCAATACGGACAGGGTGGCCCGGAAGTGATGCGGGCCGAGGAGCGCGACGTTGCGGCGCCAGCCGCCACGCAGGTCGAAATCGAGCAGAAGGCGATCGGGTTCAACTATTTCGATGTCCTGCAGCGCCGCGGCTCGATGTCCGATGACGAGCCGGGCCGCGTGATGGGGATCGAAGGCGCCGGGGTGGTGACGGCGATCGGCGCGGATGTCACCGACTTTGCGGTCGGCGGTCCCGTCGGATATCTCCGATCGCAGGGAGCCTATGCGGCCACGCGCCTGATGGAAGCGGACCTGCTGTTCCCGTTGCCGAAGGGCATCAGCTTCGAGGCCGCTGCCGCGCTGACCGTTAAGGGCTTCACGGCCTGGCTCTGCTCGGTTCAGCTCTTCGAGGTTCAGCCCGGCCAGACCGTGCTTGTCACCACCGCTGCCGGCGGCGTCGGGTCGTTGACGGCACGGCTCGCTGCTTATCGCGGCGGGCTCGTGATCGGCGCGGTGGGTAGCGAAGCGAAACGCGCTCTTGCGCACGAGAGCGGCGCAGGCGACGTCGCCGTCGGGCTGGACGAAGCGATCGAACTGGTCGCGCGGCTCACCGACGGAAACGGGGTCGATGTCGTGTTCGACGGGATCGGCGCGGATACCGCCAACCGCCTGCTCGACGCTGGGACCGTGCGCTCGGGAGGGACGATCATCTCGTCCGGAGCGTCCGGGGGCTGGCCCAGGGCCGACCCTGACGCGATCGCGCGGCGCGGCGCCACCGTCGTTGTACCGCAGGTCCCGAATTACATCAAAACGGCGGCCGAGCTTCGCGCTGGCATGGCGGAAGTGTTCGCCCTCTATCTCAGCGGCGCCTTCGGCGAGATCTCACCCGCACGATACCCGCTGCGCGAGGCAGCGACGCTCCACGCCCAGGTCGAGAGCCGCGCCGCCTCGGGCATCTCGGTGCTGGTGCCGTGA
- a CDS encoding NADPH-dependent F420 reductase, translated as MKIGIVGSGQIGGQIGKLWSQAGHEVLFSSRHPENLGDLVEQAGGAARAGTPEEAIAFGDVVLLSIPFVALPDFGRSMTEALGRKVVLETANPYPDRDGPMAQEVRQSGRGTGPYLREWFPGVRIVRAFNSVWDRTLATEAHRTAPRVGIPLASDHGGALEIAATLVTDAGFDPVIVGSLDRSREFDFGAPVYDTGMSGPDLRKALDLPAA; from the coding sequence ATGAAGATCGGAATCGTGGGAAGTGGCCAGATCGGTGGACAGATCGGAAAGCTCTGGTCGCAGGCGGGGCACGAGGTGCTGTTCTCGTCGCGCCATCCGGAGAACCTGGGCGATCTGGTCGAGCAAGCAGGCGGCGCTGCACGGGCGGGCACGCCGGAAGAGGCGATCGCCTTTGGCGACGTCGTCCTGCTGTCGATCCCGTTCGTTGCCCTGCCGGACTTCGGGCGCAGCATGACCGAAGCGCTCGGTCGCAAGGTCGTCCTTGAAACTGCGAACCCGTATCCGGATCGGGACGGCCCGATGGCGCAGGAGGTGCGGCAATCGGGCCGCGGAACCGGGCCTTATCTGCGCGAGTGGTTTCCGGGCGTGCGGATCGTGCGCGCCTTCAACAGCGTGTGGGATCGCACGCTGGCAACGGAGGCGCATCGGACCGCGCCCCGCGTCGGCATCCCGCTCGCTTCGGACCACGGCGGAGCGCTGGAGATTGCCGCCACGCTCGTGACCGACGCGGGCTTCGATCCGGTGATCGTCGGGTCGCTCGATCGCTCGCGCGAGTTCGATTTCGGTGCGCCCGTCTACGACACCGGCATGTCCGGGCCTGATCTGCGCAAGGCCCTTGACCTGCCCGCAGCGTAA
- a CDS encoding DUF427 domain-containing protein — translation MTDRKILIPNASHPIEIEDCSSTVIVSKGPLEIARTSRALTLSEASYPPVRYIPRGDVDMSQLERSTHTTYCPYKGDANYYSIPALGEAGVNSVWTYEAPFKAVGEIANHLAFYPDRVSIELAD, via the coding sequence ATGACCGACCGCAAGATACTGATCCCGAATGCCAGTCACCCGATCGAGATCGAGGACTGTTCGTCGACGGTCATCGTCAGCAAGGGCCCGCTTGAAATTGCCCGGACGAGCAGAGCGCTGACGCTTTCGGAGGCGTCCTACCCGCCGGTTCGCTATATTCCGCGCGGTGACGTCGACATGTCGCAGCTGGAGCGCTCCACACACACGACCTATTGCCCGTACAAGGGCGACGCCAACTATTACAGCATCCCGGCGCTCGGCGAGGCAGGCGTGAACAGCGTGTGGACTTATGAAGCGCCGTTTAAGGCCGTGGGCGAGATCGCGAACCACCTCGCTTTCTATCCGGACCGGGTGTCGATCGAGCTTGCCGATTAG
- a CDS encoding glutathione S-transferase family protein has translation MSKPDILLYTAPTPNGWKASVMLEELGVSYEVSPMNLAGKEQKEQAYLKINPNGRIPAIVDRSNGDFAVFESGAILIYLARKYGRFLPSDPNGESRVLQWLMFQMSGVGPMMGQANVFYRYMPEKIPIAIERYQNECRRLFEVLDRQLQGRDFLCDEFSIADIAHWCWIRIHEWGGIDVSGLDNLLTWEARMAARPGCIRGVDVPEPSDFLASASKHIETARNLLQR, from the coding sequence ATGAGCAAGCCCGATATCCTGCTGTACACAGCGCCCACGCCAAACGGGTGGAAGGCATCGGTGATGCTGGAGGAGCTCGGCGTTTCCTACGAGGTGTCGCCGATGAACCTGGCGGGCAAGGAGCAGAAGGAGCAAGCGTACCTCAAGATCAATCCCAACGGGCGCATTCCGGCGATCGTGGACCGTTCGAACGGCGACTTCGCGGTGTTCGAAAGCGGCGCGATACTGATCTATCTTGCGCGCAAATACGGCAGGTTTCTCCCGTCGGACCCGAACGGGGAGTCGCGTGTCCTCCAATGGTTGATGTTCCAGATGTCGGGTGTGGGGCCAATGATGGGACAGGCCAACGTGTTCTACCGCTACATGCCCGAAAAGATCCCGATCGCGATCGAGCGCTACCAGAATGAATGCCGTCGGCTTTTCGAGGTGCTCGACCGGCAATTGCAGGGGCGGGACTTTCTCTGCGACGAGTTCAGCATCGCCGATATCGCACACTGGTGCTGGATCCGCATCCATGAGTGGGGCGGCATCGACGTGAGCGGGCTGGACAATCTCCTGACATGGGAGGCACGGATGGCGGCTCGTCCGGGGTGTATCCGCGGCGTCGACGTGCCCGAACCATCGGATTTCCTCGCTTCGGCCAGCAAGCATATCGAGACCGCAAGAAACCTGTTGCAGCGGTAA
- a CDS encoding zinc-dependent alcohol dehydrogenase family protein encodes MIAKLPTLSFEEAASLWTMFLTAYGPLIEEASIQVGEHVLISAASSSTGLAAIQLANLVGAIPIALTRTNAKRQKLLEAGAAHVVAYDEDDMVAEVMRITDGRGASVAFDPVGGSLLPRLLKVMPWKGTIYLYGALGGNTMTIPVLEHLGQMATIRGWIVADLLADPLRMDAAVAHIGNALEAGKIKPVIDSVFGFDQMVEAHRYLESAQQFGKIVVTVAD; translated from the coding sequence GTGATCGCCAAGCTGCCCACCTTGTCCTTCGAAGAGGCGGCATCGCTTTGGACCATGTTCCTCACCGCCTATGGTCCTCTGATTGAAGAGGCGTCGATCCAGGTCGGCGAGCACGTGCTGATCTCCGCCGCGTCCAGCAGCACCGGCCTCGCGGCCATCCAGCTCGCCAATCTTGTTGGAGCCATCCCGATCGCGCTGACCCGCACCAACGCCAAGCGGCAGAAGCTCCTCGAGGCGGGTGCAGCTCACGTCGTCGCCTACGACGAAGACGATATGGTGGCGGAGGTGATGCGGATCACCGACGGGCGTGGCGCGAGTGTTGCCTTCGATCCGGTCGGGGGTTCTCTCCTGCCCAGGCTTCTGAAGGTGATGCCGTGGAAGGGCACCATCTATCTGTACGGGGCGCTCGGCGGCAACACCATGACGATTCCCGTGCTGGAGCATCTTGGGCAGATGGCGACAATACGGGGATGGATCGTCGCCGACCTGCTGGCGGATCCCCTTCGGATGGACGCCGCGGTCGCCCATATTGGGAACGCTCTCGAGGCCGGGAAGATAAAGCCCGTCATCGACTCAGTCTTCGGCTTTGACCAGATGGTCGAGGCACACCGTTATCTCGAATCTGCGCAGCAGTTCGGGAAGATCGTCGTCACGGTCGCTGATTGA
- a CDS encoding alcohol dehydrogenase catalytic domain-containing protein gives MPKQALIVVPVAISDNRPHAAEASRSNGRIATFCGAAQSLPRGDEILPCHIEFFEFGEPEVLTFVEAEAGKPGPDEVLIRIRAIGLNRAEAMFRRNEYIKAPTLPAVLGSEAAGTVIAVGQNVTHVSAGNDVNIVPGFPLGDY, from the coding sequence GTGCCCAAACAGGCCCTGATCGTCGTTCCAGTGGCCATCAGCGACAATCGCCCGCACGCAGCGGAAGCCTCGCGTTCGAATGGCCGTATTGCGACGTTCTGCGGCGCTGCTCAGAGCTTACCGAGAGGAGACGAGATTTTGCCCTGTCATATAGAGTTCTTCGAGTTCGGCGAACCCGAGGTGCTGACGTTCGTAGAGGCGGAAGCAGGAAAGCCAGGCCCAGACGAAGTGCTGATCCGCATACGCGCGATCGGCCTGAACCGGGCCGAAGCCATGTTTCGTCGCAACGAGTACATCAAGGCGCCGACCCTCCCTGCAGTGCTCGGAAGCGAGGCGGCGGGAACCGTCATTGCCGTTGGCCAGAACGTCACGCATGTCTCTGCAGGTAATGACGTCAACATTGTGCCCGGCTTCCCGCTCGGAGACTACTGA
- a CDS encoding ester cyclase: MTTPEVQAGLTMEIYEGFKLNQTKRWNAIVHPDVMTNSPAGRDIAGREALQSWIKAFHVAFDLRVDLIDHYLAGDRGLVTINLHWKHDRGAFFGLEPTGQSGTSIESFILQLKDGLVTHFTVADQSLDLAIYLHEQGMEMPRRATPPALIAG; encoded by the coding sequence ATGACGACGCCAGAAGTCCAAGCCGGCCTGACGATGGAAATCTACGAAGGGTTCAAGCTCAACCAGACCAAGCGTTGGAACGCCATTGTTCATCCCGACGTCATGACCAACAGCCCGGCCGGTCGCGACATTGCGGGCCGCGAGGCGCTCCAGAGCTGGATCAAGGCCTTCCACGTGGCTTTCGATCTCCGTGTTGATCTGATCGATCACTATCTGGCAGGCGACCGAGGGCTGGTGACGATCAACCTGCACTGGAAGCATGACCGGGGTGCGTTCTTCGGCCTCGAGCCGACCGGTCAGAGCGGCACGTCGATCGAGAGCTTCATCCTTCAGTTGAAGGACGGACTGGTGACGCATTTCACCGTCGCCGACCAGTCGCTCGACCTTGCCATCTATCTTCACGAACAGGGCATGGAGATGCCGCGCCGAGCCACGCCGCCGGCGCTGATCGCGGGCTGA
- a CDS encoding MFS transporter, whose translation MSLPSSDTDIPTTTRLSIAWPAIMSLSLGVFGFVTSEFLPPSLLTPMARDLGTSVGMAGQSVTATAFVAAIAGPTVVIGTSRFDRRTTLLALTLCLIVSSVLAGLASDLTALIVSRVLLGVGLGGFWAMSVALVIRLSPPGSEARAMAVIMTGVSVATVCAAPLGAWISSTLGWRLAFHLTAIVGVVAPVVQMATVPSLPSMGSTSLSTLGAALRRPAIRISLFATFCIASGHYAAFTYVRPFLEDISRLDAPSLSLLLLGFGIAGFFGNILGGVVSQRSARVAIAAAAIGIAGAMAAAVVAGTSHLVASAAVVLWGLSFGAYPVSIQTYLTQAAPDDAESAGAVHLSVFMIAVSLGAIFGGILVDRLGPVTTFAVAGVAALFGAILISAAKPLRKAA comes from the coding sequence ATGAGCCTGCCGTCCAGTGATACCGACATACCGACGACGACTCGTCTCTCAATCGCATGGCCTGCGATCATGTCATTGTCGCTGGGCGTGTTCGGATTCGTAACTTCCGAGTTCCTGCCGCCAAGCCTGCTTACGCCGATGGCGCGAGATCTGGGAACCAGCGTCGGCATGGCCGGGCAGTCGGTCACGGCAACGGCCTTCGTAGCAGCGATCGCAGGCCCAACTGTCGTCATCGGCACGAGCCGCTTCGACCGACGTACGACCCTCCTTGCGCTGACGCTATGCCTGATCGTGTCGAGCGTGCTGGCCGGACTGGCTTCCGATCTCACCGCACTCATCGTTTCGCGCGTACTGCTCGGCGTTGGGCTCGGCGGCTTCTGGGCGATGTCCGTGGCGCTCGTCATCCGGCTGTCTCCTCCCGGATCGGAGGCGCGCGCCATGGCCGTCATCATGACGGGCGTCTCCGTGGCAACCGTCTGCGCGGCTCCGCTCGGGGCCTGGATCAGTTCGACGCTCGGGTGGCGCCTCGCCTTCCACCTGACTGCAATTGTGGGCGTAGTGGCGCCTGTCGTTCAGATGGCAACGGTGCCGTCGCTGCCTTCGATGGGCAGCACAAGCCTGTCCACGCTCGGCGCTGCGCTGCGACGGCCCGCGATCAGGATCTCGCTTTTCGCGACCTTCTGTATCGCCAGCGGCCACTATGCAGCCTTCACCTACGTTCGGCCCTTCCTTGAGGACATTTCGAGGCTTGACGCGCCATCTCTCTCCCTGCTTCTGTTGGGGTTCGGTATTGCCGGCTTCTTCGGCAATATCCTGGGCGGCGTCGTCTCACAGCGGAGCGCTCGCGTCGCCATCGCCGCTGCGGCAATCGGCATCGCCGGCGCGATGGCGGCCGCAGTCGTTGCAGGCACGTCGCATCTGGTCGCCTCGGCAGCTGTCGTCCTCTGGGGACTCTCGTTCGGTGCCTATCCGGTCAGCATTCAGACTTACCTGACGCAGGCCGCGCCTGACGATGCGGAGAGCGCCGGAGCAGTCCACCTAAGTGTCTTCATGATCGCCGTCTCCTTGGGAGCGATCTTTGGCGGCATTCTAGTCGACCGCCTCGGCCCCGTCACCACTTTCGCCGTGGCAGGTGTTGCCGCGCTTTTCGGCGCGATCCTGATCTCGGCGGCCAAACCTCTCCGCAAGGCGGCCTAG
- a CDS encoding LysR family transcriptional regulator, with translation MIADLTLLQLRCFSAIVDRGSFAAAGRQLGISTSAVSKTISRLEKVGSIRLLNRSTHALSLTPEGERLLPSVREALDRIDSVEAAMQDVATRGAGGKVRISAPIAFLSACLIPLAARFRTEHPEIVLEFRASDAMDDLADEGIDLALRAGPISGIPGHLRQSWFTFPWVTCASPDYLAARGTPMTLDDLTHHDLIAFRNQGTGLIETWRYRMPTASGETAIRRDPTPMLIVNEGNAIRAAGIAGMGIIWTPKWNAIEAIEAGRLQPILTDLIAHTMDITILRRAQEHTPQRIALAIAFLQRNAQLFS, from the coding sequence ATGATCGCGGACCTGACGCTTCTCCAGCTTCGATGTTTCTCGGCGATCGTCGATCGAGGGTCGTTCGCGGCAGCCGGTCGTCAGCTCGGCATTTCGACGTCGGCGGTGTCCAAGACGATTTCACGGCTGGAGAAGGTTGGATCGATCCGCTTGCTTAACCGGTCAACGCACGCGCTCTCGCTGACGCCGGAGGGTGAGCGCCTGCTGCCCTCGGTGCGCGAAGCGCTCGACCGGATCGACAGCGTCGAAGCGGCAATGCAGGATGTCGCGACAAGAGGGGCCGGTGGCAAGGTTCGCATCAGCGCGCCGATAGCATTCCTAAGCGCCTGCCTCATTCCACTGGCAGCCCGCTTCCGGACCGAGCATCCCGAAATAGTGCTCGAGTTCCGCGCCAGCGACGCAATGGACGATCTGGCGGACGAGGGGATTGACCTCGCGCTGCGTGCCGGGCCGATCAGCGGGATCCCTGGTCATCTACGCCAGAGCTGGTTTACGTTCCCTTGGGTGACATGCGCATCGCCCGACTACCTGGCGGCGCGAGGGACGCCGATGACGTTGGACGATCTGACTCATCACGATCTCATCGCCTTCCGCAATCAGGGTACCGGCCTGATCGAAACGTGGCGCTACCGCATGCCGACCGCCTCTGGCGAGACGGCGATCCGAAGGGATCCGACGCCGATGCTGATCGTCAACGAGGGCAATGCGATCCGTGCAGCCGGCATTGCGGGCATGGGCATTATCTGGACGCCCAAGTGGAACGCGATCGAGGCCATCGAGGCCGGCCGCCTCCAGCCCATCCTTACGGATCTAATCGCTCACACGATGGACATCACCATACTCCGACGGGCACAGGAACACACTCCCCAGCGGATCGCCCTGGCGATCGCCTTCCTGCAGAGAAACGCTCAGCTTTTCAGCTGA
- a CDS encoding DUF3489 domain-containing protein, whose translation MTKLTDLDAILLSGAAKRDTGSLLPVPESVSGAGTRLTKAITGLIKHGLAEERETRDKTAARRTEADVAYGVFITDAGNAAIGIGGDNGNDGEGEGNVAPSAQPDVPRVTKASSVLALLQREEGATLADMIAATGWLPHTTRAALTGLRKKGHTLEKSKRGDQTCYRIAAVAA comes from the coding sequence ATGACCAAACTGACCGATCTCGACGCCATCCTTTTGTCCGGCGCCGCCAAGCGTGACACGGGCAGCCTGCTGCCGGTCCCCGAAAGTGTGAGCGGCGCCGGGACACGCCTGACCAAGGCGATTACCGGGCTGATCAAGCACGGCCTGGCGGAAGAACGTGAGACCCGCGACAAGACGGCGGCACGCCGCACCGAAGCTGATGTGGCATACGGCGTGTTCATCACTGACGCCGGCAATGCCGCGATCGGCATCGGCGGCGACAATGGAAACGACGGCGAAGGTGAAGGTAACGTCGCTCCCTCCGCCCAGCCGGACGTGCCGCGGGTGACCAAGGCCAGTTCCGTGCTGGCGCTGCTCCAGCGCGAAGAAGGTGCAACGCTTGCCGACATGATCGCCGCCACGGGGTGGCTACCGCACACTACCCGCGCAGCGCTGACCGGCCTGCGCAAGAAAGGGCACACACTCGAGAAGTCCAAACGCGGTGACCAGACCTGCTACCGCATCGCGGCGGTGGCTGCGTAA